From the Trifolium pratense cultivar HEN17-A07 linkage group LG4, ARS_RC_1.1, whole genome shotgun sequence genome, the window attaatagcaccaaagggcttttaggaactatggtacatgttgaaaactcctctacatttagaggaatacaaaaccttgaatgtgttgttctaccgccaggtataagcaatgcagcgatcccacttgaggcaactgttaaaactatctcaccatTTTGAgtgtaatgcggctgacatgaccctccagataaatgtcttccatgtactgccataaccataaagaaaaaacactccaggtttgttttcgttaactcttgtcatgattgtgtcatatactttatgttgctctgaagtcatagttgacatcaatctaacatgttcctcagctaatgattgcctattataattcaattcgtcgtgtattaaactattttgtatatcaggaactaatgatgtgtctgctctaggcattggaggataatcttttaaactcttccgacaactacgtaacataatctcaatatctgctagtgcatattgtatcaattgatcatcggttaatattaaatctgcaatgttaaaatcaaaataatgaatgtgattagtgacatgactatggttgtgtttggttgtattgcaaaaaaaattgatttagtagaattaggtttgataaatttgattttggttaaaagtgagttaaacagaattgatttatgtttggatacattaacgtaaaaataaagggtatttataaaaaaatatcaattctttttctattttttttttgacaaaattctttttccaattttaaaaaactacaatttaataaactgcataataaataatttaaaaagtgataaaaacaaggttacatgagacattgaaatgtgaaagatgttttttttttaatagatttcaatattgttgaaggtgttatagtatgagaatatatatataactttccaaatcacacgtgataattaataactttccaaatctcacatgataattattctctaaatttatgattcggtagaaaaaaaaaatcattgatcaggaaagacataaaaatatttcgtgatgaataatatagtcaacaataattttgatatgatatacttttaaaattgatggtgtttatcaattattgcacataattttaataacATTTGGTATACTTTCCATAGTGGTTAGAAATATTGCtttgcactgaagggttgcgggttcgaatcctagtcaagacaaaattatattattttttaataaaaattgcaagataaaatggaggaaaaacaaattagggtttagaatttgcttgtgtattcaaacttataatataaaagatattacACTGTTACCACTTTAATAACCATTGATTATAGAAATTGCGTATGTTGTGGTTACCTTTCAACAATTGTTATTGGGATCCGGATTCCGTGCAGTCGGATTGTTGGTGTACGGTTATGAtttaaaattgatattaatTGACTGCATTTGTTTAAACCGTCCGATCACAACCGGACGGCTAAAAAGTGACTGCACGGAAAATTCAACTGCACAAAATCCATTTCCTTGTTATTGCTATTGGCCAACATTCaaccatattattattaatttttttggttgatatagAAAATGGCaaaatcattgaaaactcaTACACAGAAAGTGGAgtgatcggagttcgaaccctgatCATAACGTGAGACATTAAgaatttcgacatttctgtcGATTGAGCTACAATTTGTGGacatcatattattattactatattaatatatgactctGGTAAACTGCAACTTTGATGAGCTGATGCTCTCCTCTTACAAGACATAAATCTGGAAACATATGGCCTACTGTATTTAAAAATCTCTCCTCCTCCTCTTTTCTCGTGCTATTAAGCAGATCCAACAAAAACCACCAAGCGTCCAAGCCGACACTTACCCATTTCCTCTCTTCCACTTCTCTCACCAACAAACAAAATCACTCTGTCAATCATTTTCTCTTCACTCTTACTCTTCACTTTCCCTTCTTTTTACTTCTTTCCCTTTTCCTTCTCTCTCACCAAACACACTCTCTACACCACAAACCTTACTTACCTATCTATCTCTcattgttgttcttgttgttgaGTTCTCTTCATACAGTGTTTTACAGATCAAATCAAACATCATTTACATTTTCATGTCTTAACACTTAACCTTCCTCTCTTAAATCTTTCTTATTCTTATCACCTTCTTCATTCACTTCACCACATTTCAAGTTTCTTACTTCAACATGCACAACTTCACTCTCATATTTCATTCATAGAGGTTAGTCACAAACCACTATtactctctctaccattttctttctattttttattttttattttttttcttcctctcctACAACAAAGACATTGCATAGCTTATGTTAGTAATATACTTATAatgggaaaaaattgaaaaaaaattaaattttttttctcctgaAATATGAAGTGCCATAGTCTTATTtgtgttaaattttataaaaatatgaatggcatagttttagatttttttatgaaatgggtaattgctaaaaatttatttttctgaaaAAGAAGATTTTTATGCTGTTTTTGTCTTTTTTGTTACAGCAATTTTGTTGTTGAACTAGGTTGATGATTTGTTTCTTTGAGGTTAataggtttttttattttttttatttttatgattgttATAGTTAGATCCTTGTTATCATTATGGATCAAAAAGGGtggccttggaggaaaaagtcATCAGAAAAGACAACTTTAACTACTGAAAATACCAATCTCACTTCAAAAGAAAATGGAGAGGTAAGTAAGCTACTTGTTTTTagcatcaattttttatattctgAATCTAACTTTTGTATAATTTTCTCATTTTCCAATTGTTATGGAATTTTGTAAGTTTGTATGATTATAGCATATGAATACATTGGATGCTTTTAACCTTcctttttcttcatttaattttcttaCCTATTTTAGACCTACTTCATCAATTCATAAAGTCTCATACATTATTAGTTAGTAAGAGTGATATTATAGAACTTAAAAGATTCTTTCCTTTTTCTCACCCATCATATCcgcgcaccaagcccaatagtattgggcgcgagggggtgtgttatgagtcccacatcggttgcgagataacttgaatatatgtttataagtgaggacaatcctcaccttaaaagatggttttgtagggttgagttaggctcaactcccaattctaagagTGGTGAATTAACGGATTGTAAAATCGATAACATAATTCTTGCTCTAATACTTGTGTGATAGGAATAACCAgcatgttgttttgtttggtttttgtgTTTTAGGTACAGGCACTTCTAGCTGATAAAGAAAACTTGGAGAAAGAATTCaaagaattaaataataagCTTACTTTGGCACTCTCTGATTGTAATGCTAAAGATGAGCTTgtgaagaaacaaacaaaaattgcaCAAGATGCAGTGGCAGGTAATGTTCGTGCATGTCTTTGTGTGTTCGATTATTGTTTGCCTTGTAACGTAGGACATGAAAATAAGTGAATGAGcactttgaaatatttttacaGTACTTTTATCGGTCTGTGTAAATCTTGTTTTGAAGGTTGGGAAAAAGCAAAAGTCGAAGCGTTGTCTATGAAGCAAGGTCTTGAGGAAGCTTTGCAGCATCGATTAGTTTATGAAGAAAGAGTAGCCCATTTGGATGGAGCTCTCAAGGAATGTATGCAGCAGTTACGATTTGTTCGAGAAGAACAAGGGCAAAGGATTCATGATGCTGTGATGAAGGCTTCAAAAGAATTTGAAAAAGAGTGCATGGTTTGGGAGGAGCAGTTATCCGAGACAAGTAAAAGGCTGGCAAAAGCTGAGACTGAAAATTCTCATCTTAATAAAACCATTTTCGCAAGAGAAAAATTGATCGAGGACCTGAAAAGACAATTGACTCAAGCCGAGGCAGATCATAGTGCACTGAGGAATAGATTAGAGTCCACTGAGAAAGATAATACCTCTCTGAAGTATGAGGTTCGGGTGCTTGAAAAGGAGTTGGAGATCCGAAATGAAGAGAGAGAATTTAGTTGTCGGACCGCTGATGTTTCTCACAAACATCACTTAGagaatgttaaaaaaattgccAAGTTAGAATCAGAATGTCAGAGGTTACGCCTTCTGGTTCGAAAACGGTTACCAGGTCCTGCTTCCTTGgcgaaaatgaaaaatgaagttGAATTTTTAGGACGAGATTCCGTTGAAATAAGAAGGAACAAGTTGAATTCAACTAGTTTAATGTTCGAATCTTCACTTGACGGTTCTCCCGGGACTCCGAATAGAAGAATCAATACTTTGACAGAGCAGCTGTATGCCGTGGAAGAAGAAAACAAAGCTTTAAAAGATTCCCTAAATAGGAAAATGAGTGAGCTCCAATTCTCAAGAGTAATGCTTTCTCGCACAGCATCCAAACTTTTGCAACTCGAGTCTCAGAGTGAAGAATCTTCTAAAGGTCAAGTAGCTTTGGAGCAGCATAGAAGTAACCTTACACCACATGAATTCTCGTTTGCATCGATGTCTGATATTGGCAGTGATGACAAGGTTAGCTGTGCCGACTCCTCGGCTTCGGCGTTGATTTCAGAACTGGATCACTTTAGAAGTGGAAAACAAAAGGAATCATGGTCCTGCAGAAGCATTGGAGCTTCAGACATAAATCTCATGGATGACTTTGTCGAAATGGAAAAATTGGCAGTGGTTTCTGTTGAAAAATCCTCGGAAATCTCTGGTGCTTCTTTGAAAGAAGTTAATGAGATCAATGGCTTCTCAGAGACCGGGAAAAGTGAGACTACCCCCGAAGTAGTAGGTAAGGCGACCATTCCAGTTTCTGATCACATTTCAGACTTCATGGCATCGATTCAGAAAACATGTTCCCTTGATGAACTTAAGGATAACATTCCTAGTTGGCTTCAAGATGTAGTAAAAATGGTCCTGGAACAAAACCATGTCACTCATAAAAATCCTGATGCAATACTCGAGAATATTAGAGAAGCTATGAGGTATCTGAATAATCAAGATCCGTGTGTCTTTGGTTCGAACAAAGTCTCTGGTCATGTTGACGAATCTGATACTTCAAATAACTCTTCGACAGTAGTTCCATCCACTGACGTAAATATTACTGACCTGTCACCAGTAAAGAAAACCAAACAACAAGCTCAGGAAGATCCGAGTAAATCAATAGGAAAGATAATTGAGCTTATTGAAAGAATCAGCTTGCTTGCTGTGGATTGTGATAACTCAGATTCCTTAAGCACTAGTGATTCAGGAATGCCAACAGGCTATATGGTTCGTGTTTTCCAGTGGAAAACATCTGAACTCGGCAACGTTTTACAGCAATTTCTACACGTGTGTTATGATTTACTGAATGGCAAGGTTGATCATGAAAAATTTGCCGAAGAACTAACAGTAGCTTTGGATTGGATAATGAATCACTGCTTTTCACTTCAGGATGTTTCTTGTATGAGGGATGCTATCAAGAAACAATTTGACTGGGATGAGACACGAAGCGAAAGTGAAGCAGAGTTTGGGATGTTGAGTCATTTTGTAGAGGAAGATAAGTTGCATCATTCCGCAGAACAGTTGTCATGTTTGCCTCAAGCAACTACTTCAGATGGTCACGATCTTCAGACTCGAGAAATGTATTGTGACGAggaagaagaaattaaaaatattaaaggaAGATTGATCAGCGCTGAATCTCAAAAGGAAACATTGGAAGGGACACTTCAATCAGCTACTGATAAGATTGATTCCTTAACGAATCAACTTCAAGAATCGGAGAATACTATTAACAGCTTGAGATTAGAGTTACAATCCTCAAACAAATGCAATGGAATACTTGAGGATCAAATACAAAATCACAAAGCGATGAAATCAGATCTTGATGCACAGCGTAAAGGGACCGAATTAAAAGAAGTTGGTCTCAAGGTTTTGGAATTAGAAGTGGAACTCGAGAACAAAAACCACTGTTGTGAAGAATTAGAGACCAGATGTCTTGAATTGCAGCTTCAGGTTGAAAGGTATGAGCTATCTTCAAATATTTGTTGTTTCAatgcaatattattttttaacatttagCGTTTAATTTCTAATCGAGGATTTGTTGCATATCCAATTAATGTTCTCAGCATGTCAAAGGAGTGCTCAGACCCTGATATCAACCAGAAAGACAAGCCATTACGAACTGTAAGTTTATCTCGTTATATTCCTTTTTCTCGATGACTCGTACATAGTAAGATTACTAGCTCATGTGTTACACTCTGGAATATTTAATCAACATTGGTATTGAATTGAAGAGTGTTGATCAATCCTACAGGATTTGGAGATAACAGCTGCTTCAGAAAAGTTGGCAGAGTGTCAAGAAACCATCCTTAACCTTGGGAAGCAACTGAAGTCATTGGCTGCGCCAAAGGATGCATCCCTTTTCGACAATGTCATTGCTGCGCAGCTAACCAATACCAACACGTCATCTGCCACCACCACCACGGTATCAAAAATGAATCCTAACCCTGCTCCTCCGAAAGTTATGAAAGTGAAGAATCGATCTCTTCTCGACCAGATGCTGTCTGACGATGATACTAAAGCCAAGGTTTCCAAAGTAAGTGACGGCGACTCCAATCTCACCACCATTCCAGGCTTTATAGAGCCACTGGAGAAAATTTTAGCTTTGAATGGATTTAAAGATCAGGATGATAGTGCTACTGCTAATGATTTGGCCATTGTACCTACTAAG encodes:
- the LOC123919584 gene encoding filament-like plant protein 7, which gives rise to MDQKGWPWRKKSSEKTTLTTENTNLTSKENGEVQALLADKENLEKEFKELNNKLTLALSDCNAKDELVKKQTKIAQDAVAGWEKAKVEALSMKQGLEEALQHRLVYEERVAHLDGALKECMQQLRFVREEQGQRIHDAVMKASKEFEKECMVWEEQLSETSKRLAKAETENSHLNKTIFAREKLIEDLKRQLTQAEADHSALRNRLESTEKDNTSLKYEVRVLEKELEIRNEEREFSCRTADVSHKHHLENVKKIAKLESECQRLRLLVRKRLPGPASLAKMKNEVEFLGRDSVEIRRNKLNSTSLMFESSLDGSPGTPNRRINTLTEQLYAVEEENKALKDSLNRKMSELQFSRVMLSRTASKLLQLESQSEESSKGQVALEQHRSNLTPHEFSFASMSDIGSDDKVSCADSSASALISELDHFRSGKQKESWSCRSIGASDINLMDDFVEMEKLAVVSVEKSSEISGASLKEVNEINGFSETGKSETTPEVVGKATIPVSDHISDFMASIQKTCSLDELKDNIPSWLQDVVKMVLEQNHVTHKNPDAILENIREAMRYLNNQDPCVFGSNKVSGHVDESDTSNNSSTVVPSTDVNITDLSPVKKTKQQAQEDPSKSIGKIIELIERISLLAVDCDNSDSLSTSDSGMPTGYMVRVFQWKTSELGNVLQQFLHVCYDLLNGKVDHEKFAEELTVALDWIMNHCFSLQDVSCMRDAIKKQFDWDETRSESEAEFGMLSHFVEEDKLHHSAEQLSCLPQATTSDGHDLQTREMYCDEEEEIKNIKGRLISAESQKETLEGTLQSATDKIDSLTNQLQESENTINSLRLELQSSNKCNGILEDQIQNHKAMKSDLDAQRKGTELKEVGLKVLELEVELENKNHCCEELETRCLELQLQVESMSKECSDPDINQKDKPLRTDLEITAASEKLAECQETILNLGKQLKSLAAPKDASLFDNVIAAQLTNTNTSSATTTTVSKMNPNPAPPKVMKVKNRSLLDQMLSDDDTKAKVSKVSDGDSNLTTIPGFIEPLEKILALNGFKDQDDSATANDLAIVPTKKSGSGSLWKKLLWKKKKSGNMKTTLPLNT